From the Primulina tabacum isolate GXHZ01 chromosome 15, ASM2559414v2, whole genome shotgun sequence genome, one window contains:
- the LOC142525885 gene encoding uncharacterized protein LOC142525885 encodes MTFLVHGDVKKGERERQKAIQEAELSIMKELRESREKKDKAKAGEQSSGRLLTDRSVNFGAMKNRLADIWRPVKGVLIREIEGQVYLFQFFHEFDVDRILEGGPWSFDNHLLLLHKLKQGKIPTKVPLNLIPFWVQIYDLPVGYMSETIGMQLGNFIGKFLAYYTTNNSGIGRSYTRVRVAVDVRKPLMRCKKISKPGGDCVMIKFKYERLGSFCFVCGTLGYTESFCEKLFSSNDKNMAREWGTWLRAPDKRSIQFKPSKWLRESLGGETPYGTIGAPTG; translated from the exons ATGACTTTCCTCGTACACggtgatgtcaaaaagggggaaagagaGCGGCAAAAGGCAATTCAAGAAGCAGAACTATCTATAATGAAGGAATTACGTGAGTCAAGAGAAAAGAAAGACAAAGCCAAAGCTGGGGAACAAAGCTCAG GAAGGCTACTCACTGATCGTTCTGTGAATTTTGGAGCCATGAAGAATCGATTGGCGGACATATGGCGTCCCGTAAAAGGGGTTCTTATTCGTGAAATCGAGGGACAAGTGTAtctatttcaattctttcatgaGTTCGACGTGGATCGGATCTTGGAAGGTGGGCCTTGGTCCTTCGATAATCATCTCCTTCTCCTACACAAGCTGAAACAAGGCAAAATCCCAACAAAAGTTCCATTAAATCTCATCCCTTTTTGGGTCCAAATCTACGACCTACCAGTTGGATATATGTCGGAAACTATTGGGATGCAATTGGGCAACTTCATAGGGAAATTTCTGGCTTATTATACCACAAACAACTCTGGAATTGGGAGGTCATATACGCGTGTACGGGTGGCTGTTGATGTGCGGAAACCACTAATGAGATGTAAGAAAATTTCCAAACCAGGTGGTGATTGTGTTATGATCAAGTTCAAATATGAGAGGCTAGGCTCATTCTGTTTTGTTTGCGGAACTCTAGGATATACAGAGAGCTTTTGTGAAAAGCTCTTCTCCTCCAATGATAAAAACATGGCAAGAGAATGGGGCACATGGCTCCGAGCACCTGATAAGCGGAGCATACAATTCAAACCGTCAAAATGGCTGCGAGAATCGCTTGGAGGGGAGACCCCCTATGGTACCATTGGGGCTCCTACCGGTTAG